A single window of Treponema denticola ATCC 35405 DNA harbors:
- a CDS encoding aminotransferase class V-fold PLP-dependent enzyme: MKKRIFLDNAAGAFPKTPGLDQALAMALNMGTGNINRSTYTETEEAGLAVIETRELLCKLFNFQPATHVIFTSGVTASLNYIIKGFLKSGDRVLTSSFEHNAVMRPLVQMEKIGVKIDRVPAILKNGGTFVDTSLIESMIRPETRLAVFSHASNVTGFIQPIEEIASILKKHNIPLVIDGAQSAGHIPVDLTQLNPAAFCFTGHKGLLGPQGTGGILFDKDFAKEVEPLITGGTGSASDSEETPSFMPDKFEAGTQNIIGIAGLHHSLKWLDAFGIQNIHKREQKLLKLFLDGIKGLPIKIAGGESAENRVGIVSIDFSEFMDNAEAGASLEEKYGILTRCGLHCSPSAHKSIGTFPQGTVRFSTGPFTIEEEIETAIRAIKELCPRA; the protein is encoded by the coding sequence ATGAAAAAGCGTATCTTTTTAGACAATGCGGCCGGAGCCTTTCCTAAGACACCCGGTCTCGATCAAGCTCTTGCGATGGCATTAAATATGGGAACGGGAAATATTAACCGCAGTACCTACACCGAAACCGAGGAAGCAGGGCTTGCCGTCATCGAAACAAGAGAACTTTTATGTAAGCTCTTTAATTTTCAGCCGGCAACCCATGTTATTTTTACATCGGGAGTTACGGCAAGTCTAAACTATATTATCAAGGGATTTCTCAAATCGGGCGACAGAGTTTTAACAAGCTCCTTTGAACATAATGCCGTAATGCGCCCTCTGGTTCAAATGGAAAAAATAGGCGTAAAGATTGACCGCGTTCCTGCAATCTTAAAAAACGGAGGAACCTTTGTAGATACATCCTTAATCGAATCTATGATAAGGCCTGAAACCCGCCTTGCCGTTTTTTCACATGCTTCAAATGTAACGGGCTTTATTCAACCGATAGAAGAAATTGCCTCAATCTTAAAAAAGCACAATATTCCTTTAGTAATAGACGGTGCCCAAAGTGCAGGCCACATTCCCGTCGACCTTACACAATTAAACCCGGCAGCCTTTTGCTTTACGGGACATAAGGGGCTACTCGGCCCCCAAGGAACGGGCGGCATCTTATTCGATAAGGATTTTGCAAAAGAGGTTGAGCCCCTCATCACAGGCGGAACAGGAAGCGCATCCGATTCGGAAGAAACTCCCTCCTTTATGCCCGATAAATTCGAAGCCGGAACTCAAAACATAATCGGAATTGCAGGTCTTCACCACAGCCTGAAATGGCTGGATGCTTTCGGAATTCAAAACATTCATAAGCGAGAACAAAAATTGCTTAAACTATTTTTGGACGGAATAAAAGGCCTTCCGATAAAAATAGCGGGAGGAGAATCAGCCGAAAACAGGGTCGGAATTGTTTCGATAGACTTTTCCGAATTTATGGACAATGCTGAAGCCGGTGCCTCTCTCGAAGAAAAATACGGCATCCTTACCCGCTGCGGCCTCCATTGTTCGCCTTCGGCTCATAAGTCCATCGGCACCTTTCCGCAAGGCACGGTAAGATTTTCGACAGGCCCCTTTACAATAGAAGAAGAAATTGAAACGGCAATAAGGGCAATAAAGGAGCTTTGCCCAAGGGCTTAA
- the selD gene encoding selenide, water dikinase SelD has translation MSCSLINEDFDLLKAAKNPGUGAKLSAGALDKLLKNFSVRNDDNLLVGFNTSDDAAVYKINDKTALISTIDFFPPVSGDPYIFGQVAAANSLSDIYAMGGEPKLALNLFCITKDMPEDMIKEILRGGFDKVYEAGAIVCGGHTIYDDSPKYGLAVNGFVHPKKILENSTAKEGDVLILTKPIGTGILLTASKADMSPPEELDRCYKIMAFLNAKARNIMVKYKINACTDITGFGLLGHLYEMGKGSGMSIEVDYKSVPIYKSVIESAEMGMMPAGVYSNRNFVGDNIVFENVPLAYQDLMFDPQTSGGLLISVDKEDAAALYEELSQALENTPCGKPAIIGLVTKRDEKILRVS, from the coding sequence ATGAGCTGTTCACTTATTAATGAAGATTTCGATTTATTAAAAGCTGCAAAAAATCCGGGCTGAGGTGCAAAGCTGAGTGCGGGTGCACTCGATAAACTTTTAAAAAATTTTTCCGTAAGGAATGACGATAATTTACTCGTAGGTTTTAATACTTCAGATGATGCTGCCGTCTATAAGATAAACGATAAAACGGCTCTTATATCTACTATAGATTTTTTTCCGCCGGTTTCAGGCGATCCCTACATATTCGGGCAAGTTGCCGCCGCAAATTCTTTAAGCGATATTTATGCGATGGGCGGGGAGCCTAAGCTCGCCCTAAATCTTTTTTGTATTACCAAGGATATGCCTGAAGATATGATAAAAGAAATTTTACGCGGCGGTTTCGATAAGGTTTATGAGGCCGGTGCCATTGTCTGCGGAGGACATACCATTTATGATGACTCGCCCAAGTACGGTTTGGCTGTAAACGGCTTTGTTCATCCTAAAAAGATTTTAGAAAATTCGACAGCAAAGGAAGGCGATGTTTTAATTTTGACTAAGCCTATCGGCACGGGTATTTTACTTACGGCTTCAAAGGCCGACATGTCGCCGCCGGAAGAACTTGACCGCTGTTATAAGATTATGGCTTTTTTAAATGCGAAGGCCCGCAATATCATGGTAAAATACAAGATAAATGCCTGTACCGACATTACAGGTTTCGGTCTTCTCGGTCATCTTTATGAGATGGGGAAGGGAAGCGGTATGAGCATTGAAGTCGATTATAAATCCGTTCCTATTTATAAATCCGTAATTGAAAGTGCCGAAATGGGTATGATGCCGGCAGGAGTTTACTCCAATAGAAATTTTGTCGGAGATAATATTGTCTTTGAAAATGTTCCCCTTGCATATCAAGACCTGATGTTCGATCCTCAAACTTCGGGAGGGCTTTTGATTTCGGTAGACAAGGAAGATGCTGCTGCTCTTTACGAGGAACTGTCTCAAGCTTTGGAAAATACTCCCTGCGGCAAACCTGCCATTATAGGCCTTGTTACCAAGAGGGACGAAAAAATTCTTAGGGTGAGTTAA
- a CDS encoding FMN-binding protein — translation MSKKIKAIGFFVTAILVFAFACEPEMLYGTAKVAGSTPAGTNYEYGYSVCIDVTVDDQGKIIKVSDDEKNTEASIAADVIGAAASNKAYWKKYLSGKGFEKYKNLTIEDVKKMNVGFPGAPGVDAVGGATAASLAVKNAVLQALVLDASLKELVNYKNPDNYKKGEQKKLEKIVKEGRTHLETLETYEEIEKALAELKQKLDALKTK, via the coding sequence ATGAGTAAAAAGATAAAAGCTATAGGATTCTTTGTAACAGCTATTTTAGTATTTGCTTTTGCTTGCGAACCGGAGATGCTTTACGGGACTGCAAAGGTAGCTGGCTCGACCCCTGCCGGTACTAATTATGAATATGGATATTCAGTATGTATCGATGTAACCGTTGATGACCAAGGTAAAATCATCAAAGTAAGTGATGACGAGAAAAACACGGAGGCATCTATCGCAGCAGATGTTATAGGAGCTGCAGCAAGCAACAAAGCTTACTGGAAAAAATATTTGTCAGGAAAAGGTTTTGAAAAGTATAAAAACCTTACCATAGAAGATGTCAAAAAAATGAATGTCGGTTTCCCCGGAGCTCCGGGAGTTGATGCCGTAGGAGGAGCCACAGCAGCTTCCCTTGCGGTAAAAAATGCGGTTTTACAGGCTTTGGTGCTTGATGCTTCACTTAAGGAGCTTGTAAACTATAAAAATCCCGACAATTATAAAAAGGGAGAACAAAAAAAGTTGGAAAAAATCGTTAAAGAAGGAAGAACCCATCTTGAAACTTTAGAAACTTATGAAGAAATAGAAAAGGCTCTTGCAGAATTAAAACAAAAACTGGATGCGTTAAAAACAAAATAA
- a CDS encoding DUF3343 domain-containing protein codes for MKEYLITFHTHYDSLVCMRAVNKTDNAKTGELTAKLVPVPRSVSSSCGTALKLIFKEGLAFDKDYFSQFDYDAFYYLSEDGKYVEV; via the coding sequence ATGAAAGAGTATTTAATTACCTTTCATACACATTATGATTCTCTTGTCTGCATGAGAGCCGTGAACAAAACGGATAATGCTAAGACAGGAGAGTTGACTGCAAAATTGGTTCCGGTGCCGCGCTCTGTAAGTTCAAGCTGCGGCACTGCATTAAAATTGATTTTTAAAGAAGGCCTTGCTTTTGATAAAGATTATTTTAGTCAATTTGATTACGATGCTTTTTATTATTTAAGTGAAGACGGCAAGTACGTTGAAGTGTGA
- a CDS encoding sulfurtransferase TusA family protein, translated as MSDIIVDARGLACPEPVVLTKKALAVNSAFVVLVDNETSKENIKRFCDNAKAKTKIEPSDDGWKIAVSK; from the coding sequence ATGTCTGATATTATTGTAGATGCTCGAGGACTTGCTTGCCCTGAGCCAGTGGTTTTAACCAAAAAAGCTCTTGCTGTAAATTCTGCCTTCGTTGTGTTGGTAGATAACGAAACATCAAAAGAAAATATAAAACGCTTTTGCGATAATGCAAAGGCTAAAACAAAGATTGAACCTAGCGATGACGGCTGGAAAATTGCCGTATCAAAATAA
- the yedE gene encoding YedE family putative selenium transporter: protein MKKHLMVIVTGAVIGIAALVLVRFGNPGNMGFCIACFLRDIAGALKLHNAGVVQYMRPEVIGLIIGAFVLAFVKKEFKPRGGSAAFTRFTLGFFVMIGALVFLGCPLRMFLRLGAGDLNAVFGLVGFIAGIVIGIFFLNKNFSLSRAHNQSKQEGVIPIIFMIIFFVLLVAFPSALAFSEKGPGSMKAPIFLALAIGLVVGGLAQRSRMCTVGGIRDAIMLKDFHLLWGSLTILVTVVVGSLILGKFNLGFAGQPVAHTDGLWNALGMVLVGWASVLLGGCPLRQLILTGEGNSDSAITVVGLIAGAAFAHNFGLASSGKGPTSAGMIAVVVGLILTAFVSIYYSLKNK, encoded by the coding sequence ATGAAAAAACATCTCATGGTTATTGTTACAGGTGCCGTGATCGGTATTGCGGCCCTCGTATTGGTTAGGTTCGGAAATCCGGGAAACATGGGTTTTTGTATTGCATGTTTTTTGCGGGACATTGCCGGCGCCTTAAAACTGCATAATGCAGGAGTTGTTCAGTATATGAGACCTGAGGTAATCGGTCTTATAATCGGGGCCTTTGTACTGGCTTTTGTAAAAAAAGAATTTAAGCCGAGAGGCGGTTCTGCTGCCTTTACACGATTTACTCTAGGTTTCTTTGTTATGATAGGAGCCTTGGTTTTCTTAGGTTGTCCTTTGAGAATGTTTTTACGCTTGGGAGCAGGAGATTTAAATGCTGTTTTCGGTTTGGTAGGCTTTATTGCCGGAATTGTAATCGGTATCTTCTTCTTAAATAAAAACTTTTCTCTTAGCAGGGCTCATAATCAGTCAAAGCAAGAAGGTGTAATTCCTATAATCTTTATGATTATTTTCTTTGTACTCTTGGTTGCTTTCCCCTCAGCTCTTGCTTTTAGCGAAAAGGGCCCCGGCTCTATGAAGGCTCCGATTTTCTTGGCCTTGGCTATAGGTCTTGTTGTAGGCGGTCTTGCTCAAAGAAGCAGAATGTGTACTGTAGGAGGAATTCGAGATGCAATCATGCTTAAAGATTTTCACCTATTGTGGGGAAGCCTTACTATTTTGGTAACTGTTGTAGTAGGTTCGTTAATTTTAGGTAAGTTCAATTTAGGTTTTGCCGGCCAGCCCGTAGCCCACACAGACGGCTTATGGAATGCCCTTGGAATGGTTTTAGTCGGCTGGGCAAGCGTTCTTTTGGGCGGCTGTCCTTTAAGACAGCTCATATTGACGGGTGAAGGAAACAGCGATTCAGCAATTACTGTTGTAGGACTTATCGCCGGTGCTGCCTTTGCCCATAACTTCGGCCTGGCTTCTTCCGGTAAGGGTCCGACAAGTGCCGGAATGATAGCTGTTGTTGTAGGTTTGATTCTTACAGCTTTTGTAAGTATCTATTATTCTTTGAAAAATAAATAA
- a CDS encoding hexokinase family protein — protein sequence MKEIDDFFKRNNFDYKIDIEYAASILLEDMKKGLESEAESVSSMDMIPLWKNLPTDIPKDKKVIIIDAGGTNFRAGIVYFDKKGVPEILSFFKHPMPALDREMTNEEFFDSIAEYLEPLKDESDMISFCFSYAIKIFPDGGGQAIKLSKEIKLPYIGDCKINEGLFQALSRKGWKKIKKIIMVNDTAAVLQSGIFSETDDQGFDSHIGFVLGTGLNSAYIEYGKIEKLKTTEFYDKPQIIVCESGKSNKIPQSKFDKILSENSNLKNEYFLERMCSGRYLGELCSIALRAGSAEGIFSPRVNKMLLNSCDFSTEEISLFLKEQNHDKNIFSGIIEAHSVSEDYVKIYSICKCFFERAGRLSAAVIAAACIKTGKGKSPDKPICISADGSMFLKGFLIKERIFKSLHTCLTEKRGIYFVLKTNDEAVTLGTALAAFLN from the coding sequence ATGAAAGAGATCGACGATTTTTTTAAGAGAAATAATTTTGATTATAAAATTGATATCGAATATGCAGCTTCAATCCTTTTGGAAGATATGAAAAAAGGATTGGAAAGCGAAGCTGAGTCTGTTTCTTCTATGGATATGATTCCCTTATGGAAAAATCTTCCCACCGATATCCCTAAGGATAAAAAGGTAATAATCATCGATGCCGGAGGTACTAATTTTAGGGCAGGCATTGTCTATTTTGACAAAAAAGGAGTGCCTGAAATTCTTTCTTTTTTTAAGCATCCGATGCCTGCTCTTGACAGGGAAATGACTAATGAAGAGTTCTTTGACAGCATTGCCGAATACTTAGAACCTTTAAAAGATGAGTCTGATATGATTTCTTTTTGCTTTTCCTATGCCATAAAGATTTTTCCTGACGGCGGCGGGCAGGCTATTAAGCTTTCAAAAGAAATAAAACTGCCCTATATCGGCGATTGCAAAATAAATGAGGGACTTTTTCAAGCCTTATCTCGTAAGGGTTGGAAAAAAATAAAAAAAATTATAATGGTGAACGATACCGCTGCAGTTCTCCAGTCAGGAATTTTTTCTGAAACCGACGATCAGGGCTTTGACTCTCACATAGGCTTTGTTCTAGGAACGGGCCTAAATTCTGCATATATCGAATACGGAAAAATTGAAAAACTCAAAACTACCGAATTTTACGATAAACCTCAGATAATCGTATGCGAGTCTGGAAAGAGCAATAAGATTCCTCAAAGTAAATTCGATAAAATCTTATCCGAAAATTCCAATTTAAAAAACGAGTATTTTTTAGAAAGAATGTGTTCAGGACGCTATCTTGGAGAGCTTTGTTCAATCGCTTTAAGGGCGGGTTCTGCCGAAGGAATTTTTTCACCGAGGGTCAACAAGATGCTTTTAAATTCCTGTGATTTTTCAACTGAAGAGATTTCTTTATTTTTAAAGGAACAAAATCACGATAAAAATATTTTTTCCGGTATAATCGAAGCTCATTCGGTTTCGGAAGACTATGTTAAAATCTATTCCATATGTAAATGTTTTTTTGAGAGAGCCGGAAGGCTTTCAGCTGCCGTAATTGCTGCCGCTTGTATAAAAACCGGTAAGGGTAAATCGCCGGATAAGCCCATCTGTATAAGTGCCGACGGCTCGATGTTTTTAAAAGGTTTTTTGATTAAAGAAAGAATCTTTAAGAGTTTACACACCTGTTTAACCGAAAAAAGAGGAATTTACTTTGTCCTTAAAACAAATGATGAAGCTGTAACCTTGGGTACGGCTCTTGCAGCCTTTTTAAATTAA
- the metK gene encoding methionine adenosyltransferase → MKNDINYFTSESVSEGHPDKLCDQISDAVLDACLRDDPESHVACETFASTALVLVGGEITTNTYVDIQEIARSIAEEIGYTNTDFGLDCHSMAVMNMIHSQSPDISQGVDGTGLDEYKGQQGAGDQGMMFGFACKETPELMPAPIMFSHSVLRYAAKLRKEKVIPWLRPDSKTQITVKYEGFKPIKIDTVVLSHQHYPDVQYDELKDTLINRVIKPVLGPTGLLADDTKYFINPTGRFVIGGPFGDTGLTGRKIIVDTYGGMGRHGGGAFSGKDPSKVDRSAAYMARYIAKNVVAADLARRCEVQLAYAIGVPFPVAVRVDTFGTGEVPEEKIEKAIKEVFDMSPAGIIKTLDLKRPIYKETAAYGHFGRPEFSWEKTDKTEALKKAIK, encoded by the coding sequence ATGAAAAACGATATAAATTATTTTACGTCAGAGTCGGTAAGTGAAGGGCATCCCGATAAGCTCTGCGATCAAATTTCGGATGCAGTTTTAGATGCATGTTTAAGGGACGACCCTGAAAGCCATGTAGCCTGTGAAACCTTTGCCTCTACCGCCTTGGTTCTTGTCGGCGGAGAGATAACAACTAACACCTATGTAGATATTCAGGAGATTGCACGGTCTATCGCTGAAGAAATCGGCTATACAAATACCGATTTCGGTTTGGACTGCCATTCTATGGCTGTTATGAATATGATTCACTCACAGTCCCCAGATATTTCGCAAGGGGTAGACGGTACGGGACTTGATGAATATAAGGGCCAGCAGGGGGCAGGAGATCAGGGTATGATGTTCGGTTTTGCCTGCAAGGAAACTCCTGAACTGATGCCTGCTCCCATTATGTTTTCTCATTCTGTATTGAGGTATGCAGCAAAACTCAGAAAGGAAAAGGTTATTCCTTGGCTCAGGCCAGATTCAAAAACCCAGATTACCGTAAAATATGAGGGCTTTAAGCCTATCAAGATAGACACGGTTGTTCTTTCTCATCAGCACTATCCCGATGTTCAATATGATGAGTTAAAAGATACTCTAATCAATCGGGTTATTAAGCCTGTTTTGGGACCGACCGGACTTTTGGCCGATGATACCAAGTATTTTATCAATCCTACAGGCCGCTTTGTTATAGGAGGCCCTTTTGGAGACACAGGTCTTACCGGAAGAAAAATAATAGTAGACACCTACGGCGGAATGGGAAGACATGGAGGAGGAGCTTTTTCGGGTAAGGACCCGTCAAAGGTTGACCGCTCTGCTGCCTACATGGCCCGATACATTGCAAAAAACGTAGTAGCTGCAGATCTTGCACGCCGCTGCGAAGTTCAGTTAGCCTATGCAATCGGAGTTCCATTCCCTGTCGCCGTAAGAGTTGATACCTTCGGAACGGGTGAAGTTCCTGAAGAAAAAATAGAAAAGGCAATAAAAGAGGTTTTTGATATGTCTCCTGCAGGCATTATAAAGACTCTGGATTTAAAACGCCCCATCTATAAAGAAACGGCAGCCTATGGCCACTTCGGACGCCCCGAATTCTCATGGGAAAAAACCGACAAGACGGAAGCTCTAAAGAAAGCGATTAAATAA
- a CDS encoding EamA family transporter, producing MYKFRLVFFFVFLYNADLSYNTPFQKGKLVPGLFEAFCICRFTDDAKEFILTNTKINVLSRLALLIVAIVWGSSLVVVSETTDFFKPNFLLGLRFSIACFLLCLVFYKKLKLIDKDYLINGGIVGFFLFIAYSSQTFGVTTAGGLPGRSAFLSASYCVIVPFLGWLVNRIRPDRYNASAAVLCILGIGLVSFKDLVLSSSVGITLGDFYALLSGLLFASHIVSITRLSKRKDPILMTIIQFGAAAILSWLVTLIFEDNSAIVWSYSSVGSVLYLAAICTGLALLLQNIGQKHTDASSAAIILGLESIFGIIFSVIFKGESLDVYSVFGFILIFIAIIISETKLSFLKKEKA from the coding sequence TTGTATAAATTCCGGCTTGTCTTTTTTTTCGTTTTTCTGTATAATGCGGACTTATCATATAATACACCTTTTCAAAAAGGAAAGCTCGTTCCCGGACTTTTTGAGGCATTTTGCATTTGCCGTTTTACTGACGATGCAAAGGAATTTATTTTGACTAATACCAAGATTAATGTTTTATCGCGTTTAGCCCTTTTGATTGTTGCAATAGTATGGGGTAGTTCTCTTGTTGTTGTAAGCGAAACTACGGATTTTTTTAAACCTAATTTTTTATTGGGCTTAAGATTTTCTATTGCCTGTTTTTTGCTTTGTCTTGTGTTTTATAAAAAATTAAAACTCATAGACAAAGATTATCTTATAAACGGAGGAATTGTAGGCTTTTTTCTGTTTATTGCTTATTCCAGTCAAACCTTCGGCGTTACGACTGCCGGCGGGCTCCCCGGACGAAGCGCCTTTTTATCTGCTTCTTATTGCGTAATCGTACCCTTTTTGGGTTGGCTTGTAAACAGGATTCGTCCCGATAGGTACAACGCCTCTGCTGCCGTTTTGTGTATTTTGGGAATAGGTCTTGTATCTTTTAAAGACTTGGTTCTTTCATCCTCTGTAGGAATAACGCTGGGAGATTTTTATGCTCTTTTAAGCGGTCTTCTTTTTGCAAGCCACATTGTAAGTATTACACGATTAAGCAAAAGAAAGGATCCCATTCTTATGACTATTATCCAATTCGGAGCGGCTGCAATTCTTTCATGGCTTGTAACTCTTATTTTTGAAGATAATAGTGCAATAGTTTGGTCTTACTCATCTGTCGGCTCCGTGCTCTATCTTGCTGCAATTTGTACAGGGCTGGCTCTTCTTTTACAAAATATAGGCCAAAAGCATACAGATGCTTCAAGTGCCGCCATTATCTTAGGTCTTGAATCGATTTTCGGAATTATCTTTTCGGTTATATTTAAGGGTGAAAGTCTTGATGTTTATTCGGTTTTCGGTTTTATCTTAATCTTTATAGCGATAATAATTTCGGAAACAAAGCTTTCTTTTTTAAAAAAAGAAAAAGCCTAG
- a CDS encoding ISNCY-like element ISTde1 family transposase: MEEKLNMGKKERTRGKILAMVVERQITLKQAAIKMQVCYRQAKRIYKRYLEQGDKGLLHKSLGKPSSKRVDENIKKKCLELYAEKYHDFGPTLAAEKLEELDGIKINHETLRRLLIKAGLWSRKRRRNIHRSRRERRECFGQMLQFDGSHHKWFEQRGPKCCLMNIVDDATGMTQSFLTEQETTEAAMRLLWGWIDCHGIPQAVCCDKKNAYVITREPTMSEIIKNVRPKTPFQKACEKLGIQIIVAHSAQSKGRVERNHSVYQDRFVKELRLAKINTIEKANAFLQKEYLPKINKKFAIAPLDSQDGHAPCPSKEQLANIFCYEEQRVVSNDFVIRYENRLFQITKSNRNIPRPKTNILLRELLDGTIKLIWNNKELDFLEITKEYLKEVKLS; the protein is encoded by the coding sequence ATGGAAGAAAAATTAAATATGGGAAAAAAGGAAAGAACAAGGGGAAAAATACTGGCAATGGTAGTAGAGCGTCAAATAACCTTAAAACAAGCAGCCATAAAAATGCAGGTATGTTACAGACAAGCAAAGCGTATTTACAAAAGGTATTTGGAACAAGGAGATAAAGGTCTTTTGCATAAAAGTCTAGGAAAACCTTCCTCAAAAAGAGTCGATGAAAATATAAAGAAAAAATGCTTGGAACTGTACGCTGAAAAATATCATGATTTTGGTCCTACTCTGGCAGCAGAAAAACTTGAAGAACTTGATGGGATAAAAATAAATCATGAAACGCTTAGGCGATTACTAATCAAAGCAGGTCTTTGGAGTAGAAAACGGCGAAGGAACATTCATCGAAGTAGAAGAGAAAGAAGAGAATGTTTTGGACAGATGCTTCAATTTGACGGAAGTCATCATAAATGGTTTGAGCAAAGAGGACCTAAATGCTGTTTAATGAATATAGTCGATGATGCAACAGGAATGACACAGTCGTTTTTGACGGAACAAGAGACAACGGAAGCTGCTATGAGGCTTTTATGGGGCTGGATAGACTGTCATGGGATACCTCAAGCGGTATGTTGTGATAAAAAAAATGCTTATGTTATTACACGGGAGCCAACTATGTCAGAAATAATAAAAAATGTAAGGCCTAAAACCCCGTTTCAAAAAGCTTGTGAAAAACTTGGAATACAAATAATAGTGGCTCATTCGGCTCAATCTAAAGGCCGTGTAGAAAGGAATCATAGTGTTTATCAAGACAGATTTGTAAAAGAATTACGCCTTGCAAAAATAAATACTATTGAAAAGGCTAATGCTTTTTTACAAAAAGAGTATTTACCGAAAATAAATAAAAAGTTCGCCATTGCACCTTTAGACTCACAAGATGGGCATGCTCCTTGTCCAAGTAAAGAACAGCTTGCTAATATTTTCTGCTATGAAGAACAAAGGGTTGTAAGTAATGATTTTGTTATCAGGTATGAAAACAGACTTTTTCAAATAACAAAATCGAACCGTAATATACCGAGACCTAAAACAAACATATTGTTAAGAGAACTCTTGGATGGAACCATAAAACTAATATGGAACAACAAAGAGCTTGATTTCTTAGAAATAACTAAAGAGTATCTTAAGGAGGTAAAATTATCATAA
- the rpsU gene encoding 30S ribosomal protein S21 yields the protein MAYVTIDDSEHLEKALKRFKRQVEKEGIIREWKKKEFYEKPSTVLNRKNKALRRKLMKKTRRSRDSKSY from the coding sequence ATGGCATATGTAACAATTGACGATTCAGAGCATCTTGAAAAAGCTCTAAAAAGATTTAAGCGTCAAGTCGAAAAAGAAGGTATTATCCGCGAATGGAAAAAGAAGGAATTCTACGAAAAACCTTCCACTGTTTTAAACAGAAAGAATAAGGCCCTCCGCCGAAAACTTATGAAAAAAACAAGACGCTCACGCGATTCAAAGAGCTATTAA
- a CDS encoding GNAT family N-acetyltransferase codes for MEILIRPTEKKDLPLVKALWADGDVMKFVGFPDGLVQTDEEMARWYDWVLKNSPLSMHYSIFEGEVYCGETWYSIDTVHDNLTSLDIKLFAKARGRGIASKALSFAIEQARLKGAKKVWVNPVPQNEKAIKLYKRLGFSASKVPEHILKKEGEDGYIYMEKELR; via the coding sequence ATGGAAATATTGATTAGGCCGACCGAAAAAAAGGACCTTCCATTGGTTAAAGCCTTATGGGCTGATGGTGATGTTATGAAATTTGTAGGATTTCCGGACGGTTTGGTTCAAACCGATGAAGAAATGGCCCGTTGGTATGATTGGGTGCTAAAGAACAGTCCTCTATCTATGCATTATTCGATTTTTGAGGGGGAAGTTTATTGCGGAGAAACTTGGTATTCCATCGATACGGTTCATGATAATCTTACAAGTCTTGATATTAAGCTGTTTGCCAAGGCTCGGGGGAGAGGGATTGCCTCTAAGGCCTTGAGTTTTGCTATAGAACAGGCAAGACTTAAAGGTGCTAAAAAGGTTTGGGTTAATCCTGTTCCTCAAAATGAAAAAGCAATCAAACTTTATAAAAGATTAGGTTTTTCCGCCTCTAAGGTACCTGAGCATATTTTAAAAAAAGAGGGAGAGGACGGTTATATTTATATGGAAAAAGAGCTTAGATAA